The sequence CGGGGCCTTGCCGCCGAGCTCCAGGTGGGTGCGCTTGACGGTCGCGGTGGCGAGTTCGGCGACCCGCCTGCCGACCGGGGTCGAGCCGGTGAAGGAGACCATCGCGACGTCCGGGTGCGACACCAGGTGCTCGCCCGCGACCCGGCCCGCGCCGGTGACCACGTTGACCACGCCGTCCGGGATGCCGGCCAGGGTGCAGGCCCAGGCGAACATCAGCGAGGTCAGCGGGGTCAGCTCGGCGGGCTTGAGGACGATGGTGTTGCCGGCCGCGATCGCCGGGAGGACCTTCCAGGCGGCCATCTGGAGCGGGTAGTTCCAGGGCGAGATCGAACCGACCACGCCGATCGCCTCGCGCCGCACGTAGGAGGTGTGGTCGCCGGAGTACTCGCCGGCCGCCTTGCCCTCGAGGTTGCGGGCGGCCCCGGCGAAGAAGGCCGCGTTGTCGATGGTGCCGGGGACGTCGAACTCGGTGGAGAGCTTGATCGGCTTGCCGGTCTGCGCGGTCTCCACCCGGGCGAGGTCGGCCGCCGCGTCGGTGAGCACGGCGGCCAGCCGGGTGAGCGCCTCGGAACGGGCACCGGGGGTGGCACCGGCCCACTCCGGCAGCGCGGCCCGGGCGGCGGCCACGGCCTCGTCGACCTGTCCGGTGGAGGCCAGCGAGAACTCCTCGACGACGCTGCCGTCGGCCGGGTTGACGACCTGGAAAGCGTCACCGCTCCCCCGGCTCTGCCGGCCCGCGATGTACTGCGCGCCCGCGCCGAAGTCGGTCAGGTCCATCTGGTTCCTCCAGGTTCCGGTGGTGCGACCGGCCGGACGGCGGTCCCGGGCCGTCCCGCCGGCGCCGCCGTGGGGGCGGGCGCGGGGGCGGACCGGGGCGTGGCCGGCAGGCCGGTCGTCGCGCTCGTGGCGCCGGGTTCCGGCCACAGGGCCGGATCCGTCACGGTCGACCCGCTGACCATGCCTGCTGGCGCCGGGGCGTGACAAGGAGCACTGCGACAACCTCGACGGAAAGCGCCTTACAAGGTGCAAGGCTTCGGGCAGGGCAACAGGTCGTCGCCGCGATGGATGATTTCCCTGACACTCTGAACCCTGGAGGCCCGCGATGCTCCCCACCGTCGCCCGTGTGCTCGACCTGGAGGTGATGCGCCGCGGCCTCCCCCAGGTGGTGGCCGGAGCCGACCACCTGGAACGCCCGGTCCGCTGGGTCCACGTCAGCGAGCTGCCCGACGTCGCCGGCATGCTGCAGGGCGGGGAACTGGT comes from Streptomyces sp. TLI_053 and encodes:
- a CDS encoding gamma-aminobutyraldehyde dehydrogenase, translating into MDLTDFGAGAQYIAGRQSRGSGDAFQVVNPADGSVVEEFSLASTGQVDEAVAAARAALPEWAGATPGARSEALTRLAAVLTDAAADLARVETAQTGKPIKLSTEFDVPGTIDNAAFFAGAARNLEGKAAGEYSGDHTSYVRREAIGVVGSISPWNYPLQMAAWKVLPAIAAGNTIVLKPAELTPLTSLMFAWACTLAGIPDGVVNVVTGAGRVAGEHLVSHPDVAMVSFTGSTPVGRRVAELATATVKRTHLELGGKAPFVVFDDADLDAAVHGAVAASLINSGQDCTAATRAYVQRPLYDAFVAGVAELYEGIRLGDPLDPRTDLGPLVSFTHRDRVAGFVERARGYATVVTGGAAPATGHDGTDLTRGAYYRPTLITGAAQDSEVVQGEIFGPVLVVLPFDSDDEGLRLANDTPYGLAASAWTGNVHRSLRATRELAAGCVWVNDHIPIISEMPHGGYKSSGYGKDMSQYSLDEYTQVKHVMFDTTAVARKDWHRTVFGDR